Proteins from a single region of Lysinibacillus sp. JNUCC-52:
- a CDS encoding NEAT domain-containing protein — protein sequence MAKNRQSRATKIVLASLLAASLSVPTFASAKVADTTTTTISTDVKVEATAETTEGTVVKFQTFKPGTDEAGYMDKYFAGTGLLVEKDGTYTVKLTIPAQFAAMIPGFQIKQGDKYVDATIEKQQDGSSIVSFPVDPKVKTGAKVHVVASQANMDKWYDFDFQPVATTEVTEPTEEVKEEQPEKEETVVTDEEEDVDLYEGTVTVYKDGTKEESIMKNYISSTVVVGDADGTYVVGMVFPKGQYVQSFKVDGKDAVLEEEDKETNERIYTFEVKDLKALANAEIHIIVDEPAAGVKYDSVHTVQFSFNVDLSKPVTDTEETTVENPFKDIDNNENKEAILNLLAYEIIMPQDKFNPNNNLTRAQFALMIARTLELEATEVAGFQDIKGIEAENAINALAEYGIVESREKFNPNGILTRQQGALMIYRAIQAVTEGDLNVQISLPYADVATIANDEAKEAFSLLNKEGIMTGSVAKDGKTYINANKPLTRGQMAKILNNSLKFFYEFEE from the coding sequence ATGGCTAAAAATCGTCAATCTCGTGCAACAAAAATCGTACTCGCTTCATTATTAGCAGCATCACTTTCAGTTCCAACATTTGCATCAGCAAAGGTGGCTGACACAACAACGACAACTATATCTACAGATGTAAAAGTGGAAGCTACGGCTGAAACAACAGAAGGGACAGTTGTAAAGTTCCAAACGTTTAAACCTGGTACAGATGAAGCAGGATACATGGATAAGTATTTTGCTGGAACAGGCTTACTTGTTGAGAAAGATGGTACATATACAGTGAAACTAACGATTCCAGCTCAATTTGCTGCAATGATTCCTGGTTTCCAAATAAAACAAGGCGATAAATATGTAGATGCGACAATTGAAAAGCAACAAGATGGTTCAAGCATCGTGTCATTCCCAGTAGATCCAAAAGTAAAAACGGGGGCAAAAGTACATGTAGTTGCTTCTCAAGCAAACATGGATAAATGGTATGACTTTGATTTCCAACCAGTTGCGACAACTGAGGTTACAGAACCAACTGAGGAAGTAAAAGAAGAACAACCTGAAAAAGAGGAAACAGTTGTTACTGACGAAGAAGAAGATGTTGATTTATATGAAGGTACTGTAACAGTTTATAAAGATGGAACGAAAGAAGAATCCATCATGAAAAACTATATTAGTTCTACTGTAGTTGTTGGAGATGCAGATGGCACATACGTTGTAGGAATGGTATTCCCTAAAGGGCAGTATGTTCAATCATTTAAAGTGGACGGTAAAGACGCTGTTTTAGAAGAAGAAGATAAAGAAACAAATGAACGTATTTATACTTTTGAAGTAAAAGATTTAAAAGCACTTGCAAACGCTGAAATTCATATTATCGTAGATGAGCCTGCAGCGGGTGTAAAATATGATTCAGTTCATACTGTACAATTTAGCTTTAATGTAGATTTAAGCAAACCAGTTACAGATACTGAAGAAACAACAGTTGAAAATCCATTTAAAGATATCGATAACAACGAAAATAAAGAAGCAATCCTTAACTTACTAGCTTATGAGATTATCATGCCGCAAGATAAATTTAATCCAAATAACAATTTAACACGTGCTCAATTTGCATTAATGATTGCACGTACTTTAGAGTTAGAAGCTACTGAAGTTGCTGGCTTCCAAGATATTAAAGGTATTGAAGCAGAAAATGCAATTAATGCTCTTGCTGAATATGGCATCGTAGAATCACGTGAAAAATTCAATCCAAATGGCATTTTAACACGTCAACAAGGTGCATTAATGATTTACCGTGCTATCCAAGCTGTCACTGAAGGCGACTTAAATGTTCAAATTTCATTACCATATGCTGATGTAGCTACAATTGCGAATGATGAAGCGAAAGAAGCTTTCTCATTACTGAACAAAGAAGGCATTATGACAGGATCTGTTGCGAAAGATGGTAAAACTTATATCAATGCAAACAAACCATTAACTCGTGGACAAATGGCAAAAATTTTAAATAACTCTTTAAAATTCTTCTATGAATTTGAAGAATAA